CTTTGCCAGGCAGGGGGTTAAATCATTGCTGGCTGTTCCCCTGGTCTTAAATAATGAAGTAAGAGGCTTTATGAGATTTGATTTTTTAGCCTTTAACCGGTGTCCAAATACGGACCAGGTGTATCTAGTAAAGATGGTCAGCGAAGCTGTAGCTAATTTTACTGAAAGGCTAAGGCTGGAAACCATGATAGAAAGAAATAGGAAGCTTTACCACAGTTTCCTGGAAAATACTATGGACATGGTGTTCCTAAAGGATAAGAATTTCAAATACCTGATGGTTAACCAGCCTATGGCTGATTTCTACCGGAAACAGCAATCAGAAATAGAGGGAAAAACTGATTTTCAATTAATGAGCCCTAGAGAAGCCAGGCAGTGCAGGAAATCAGATATAAGGGCCCTGGAATCCAGTAAAGTGGTGGCCACCATAGAGAACGTAGGGGATAAGATTTATGAGACCAGGAAATTTAAAATAGCAGATCCGCAGGGCCAGGTTCTAATTGGGGGCTATATCCGGGATGTGACTGAGGAAAATAATATGATGGTCAAGCTCAGGGAAAGTGAAGAAAAATACCGTTTAATTGTAGATAACCAGACCGAGCTTATTGATAAGGTTGCTCCTGACGGTACCCTTTTGTATGCCAGCCCTTCCTATTGCAGGTTCTACCGCAAGAAAAAAGAAGAATTAATAGGTTCTAATTTTGTACAGCACCTGGACTCCAAACAAAGGGATAAGATTAAGAAATTATTTTTAAAGGCTATCCGTCCGCCATATGTTTCCTCATCCCTGGAGCAGGTAGAAATAGGGGGGCAGCAAAAATGGGTGTCCTGGATAAATAAGGGAGTGTTGGATAACCAGGGCAGGCTGCTGTATGTAATAGGATCAGGCCGGGATATTACCGAACAGGTAAAAACCGAAAAGCAGAGGGAATTTTTGTCCCTTCATGACAGCTTTACCTCCCTTTACACCCGTAACTTTTTTTTGGCAGAACTAAAAAGGGAGGATGAGCTTAAAAATTATCCCTTGACCGTTATACTGGGAGACATAAACGGGCTGAAGCTGGTTAACAGCAGTTTTGGGCAAAAAGAAGGAGACCGTATTATCCTGGGGGTTTCTAATGCTATTAAAGCCACTCTTAGAAAAGATGAAATTATTGCCCGGTGGGGAGGAGATTCATTTGCCATACTGCTATCAGGAACCGGGGAAGCCCAGGCAGAGAAGATTATTGCCAGGATAGACAGGCGCATAGCCCGGCAGGATTTCGTGGTGCCGGTAACCATATCTTTCGGTGTTTCCACCAAGACTGGTGATACAGAAAGGGTTAACTTAATCAGGGATGCGGAAGATAAGTTGATGGGCAAGAAGCTGTTTAATAAATCCAGCTCCCATAGCGCGATTATCACTTCATTGGAGAGGGCTTTAAAGGAAAGGGATTATGAAACTGAAGAGCATGTAAAGAGGATGAAGGTCTACAGCCAAAAACTGGGCCAGTCCCTGGGACTGTCAGAAGATAAGCTGAACCATCTTCTGCTGTTAGCCACCCTGCATGATATTGGGAAAATATCCATACCGGACAATATAGTGCTAAAACCGGGCCGTTTAACCTCGCAGGAATGGAAGATAATGAAGACCCATGCTGAGATTGGGTTTCGTATTGCTGAGGCCAGCCCTAATTTAAACCATATTGCCCAGGCTATATTGCATCATCATGAGAAATGGGATGGGTCCGGATACCCGGATGGCTTTTCTGGAAAAAAAATCCCTTTGCTATCCAGGATTATTGCTGTAGTGGATGCCTATGATGCTATGACCCATGACCGCCCTT
This DNA window, taken from Actinomycetota bacterium, encodes the following:
- a CDS encoding PAS domain S-box protein, with the translated sequence MKDFKEVCNSLAFPLFVIDDKAKILFANRAACRKWSRSFDDGQKPAFFMDLFEESCALVVKDVLHHVSSTGQPETISCEMTAGSEICKVVISLGLMDSPGRFTATILDPSLAGEEREQLYYRLGFEIMISRLSQEFISSSNQGIEARIQRVFRLLGPYLGAERILLYLLSKSGSRWIKSAGWGAKLAQAGHMDRTRYSWWFDQIKGMETVKINNIRDLGQDAEAEKRLFARQGVKSLLAVPLVLNNEVRGFMRFDFLAFNRCPNTDQVYLVKMVSEAVANFTERLRLETMIERNRKLYHSFLENTMDMVFLKDKNFKYLMVNQPMADFYRKQQSEIEGKTDFQLMSPREARQCRKSDIRALESSKVVATIENVGDKIYETRKFKIADPQGQVLIGGYIRDVTEENNMMVKLRESEEKYRLIVDNQTELIDKVAPDGTLLYASPSYCRFYRKKKEELIGSNFVQHLDSKQRDKIKKLFLKAIRPPYVSSSLEQVEIGGQQKWVSWINKGVLDNQGRLLYVIGSGRDITEQVKTEKQREFLSLHDSFTSLYTRNFFLAELKREDELKNYPLTVILGDINGLKLVNSSFGQKEGDRIILGVSNAIKATLRKDEIIARWGGDSFAILLSGTGEAQAEKIIARIDRRIARQDFVVPVTISFGVSTKTGDTERVNLIRDAEDKLMGKKLFNKSSSHSAIITSLERALKERDYETEEHVKRMKVYSQKLGQSLGLSEDKLNHLLLLATLHDIGKISIPDNIVLKPGRLTSQEWKIMKTHAEIGFRIAEASPNLNHIAQAILHHHEKWDGSGYPDGFSGKKIPLLSRIIAVVDAYDAMTHDRPYKGSMSKKEAIEELKRCSGSQFDPKIVREFIKILK